In a genomic window of Pelecanus crispus isolate bPelCri1 chromosome 1, bPelCri1.pri, whole genome shotgun sequence:
- the RAB9A gene encoding ras-related protein Rab-9A codes for MAAKSSLLKVILLGDGGVGKSSLMNRYVANKFEAQLFHTIGVEFLNKELEVDGHFVTMQIWDTAGQERFRSLRTPFYRGSDCCLLTFSVDDSQSFQNLSNWKKEFIYYADVKEPESFPFVILGNKVDIDERQVSTEEAQDWCRNNGNHPYFETSAKDATNVAAAFEEAVRRVLASEDRSDHFIQTDTVNLHRKPKPSSSCC; via the coding sequence ATGGCAGCAAAATCATCACTCCTTAAAGTAATACTACTAGGAGATGGTGGAGTTGGGAAGAGTTCCCTTATGAACAGATATGTCGCCAACAAGTTTGAGGCACAGCTGTTTCACACAATAGGTGTAGAATTCTTAAATAAGGAGTTGGAAGTTGATGGACATTTTGTTACAATGCAGATATGGGACACAGCAGGTCAGGAACGTTTTAGGAGCTTGCGGACTCCTTTCTATAGAGGTTCTGACTGTTGCCTGCTAACCTTCAGCGTGGATGACTCTCAAAGCTTCCAAAACTTAAGCAACTGGAAGAAAGAATTCATTTATTATGCAGATGTCAAGGAGCCTGAAAGCTTTCCGTTTGTGATACTGGGTAACAAAGTTGATATCGATGAAAGGCAAGTGTCTACAGAAGAAGCCCAAGACTGGTGCAGGAATAATGGCAACCATCCCTATTTTGAAACCAGTGCAAAAGATGCCACTAATGTTGCAGCAGCCTTTGAAGAAGCTGTTAGAAGAGTTCTAGCCTCTGAAGATAGATCAGATCACTTTATTCAAACAGATACAGTAAACCTTCATCGGAAACCGAAACCCAGTTCATCCTGTTGTtga